In Achromobacter spanius, the following proteins share a genomic window:
- a CDS encoding amino acid ABC transporter substrate-binding protein, translated as MNIAKGLVGAALLMAAAQGAQAATLDVVRERGAVACGTTTGFAGFSAPDAQGKWQGLDVDVCRAIAAAVFGDANKIKIVPLNSQQRFTALQSGEVDVLTRNTTVTQQRDTALGIIHAGINFYDGQGFLVPKSLGVKSAKEISGATICLQTGTSNENTLADWARANNVTYKPVVIETFNEVVNAFATGRCDVFSTDASGLASIRISKLQNPDDYLVLPEIISKEPLGPFVRQGDDKWLNIVRWSLSAMIEAEEYGVTSKNVDEQAKSANPNIKRILGVTPGSGANLGLDEKWAYNIVKQVGNYGESFERNVGEGSPLKIKRGLNAQWTQGGLMYALPIR; from the coding sequence ATGAACATTGCAAAAGGGTTGGTGGGCGCGGCGCTCTTGATGGCGGCGGCGCAAGGTGCGCAGGCGGCAACGTTGGACGTCGTGCGCGAGCGCGGCGCCGTGGCCTGCGGCACCACCACGGGCTTTGCCGGCTTTTCGGCGCCCGATGCGCAAGGCAAATGGCAGGGGCTGGACGTAGACGTTTGCCGCGCCATTGCCGCGGCGGTCTTCGGCGACGCCAACAAGATCAAAATCGTGCCCTTGAATTCGCAGCAGCGTTTCACCGCGCTGCAATCGGGCGAAGTGGACGTGCTGACGCGCAACACCACCGTGACGCAGCAGCGCGATACCGCGTTGGGTATCATCCACGCCGGCATCAACTTCTACGACGGCCAGGGCTTTCTGGTGCCTAAGTCGCTGGGCGTGAAAAGCGCCAAGGAAATCAGCGGCGCCACCATCTGCCTGCAAACGGGCACGTCCAACGAAAACACGCTGGCCGACTGGGCGCGCGCCAACAACGTGACGTACAAGCCGGTGGTGATCGAAACGTTCAACGAGGTGGTCAACGCCTTTGCCACGGGCCGTTGCGATGTGTTCTCGACCGATGCGTCGGGCCTGGCCTCGATCCGTATTTCCAAGCTGCAAAATCCCGACGATTACCTGGTGCTGCCCGAGATCATCTCGAAAGAGCCGCTGGGCCCCTTCGTGCGCCAGGGCGACGATAAGTGGCTGAACATCGTGCGCTGGTCTCTGTCGGCCATGATCGAAGCCGAGGAATACGGCGTGACGTCCAAGAACGTGGACGAGCAGGCCAAAAGCGCCAACCCCAACATCAAGCGCATTCTGGGTGTGACGCCGGGCAGCGGCGCCAATCTGGGTCTGGACGAAAAGTGGGCCTACAACATCGTCAAGCAAGTGGGCAATTACGGCGAAAGCTTTGAGCGCAATGTGGGCGAAGGCAGCCCGTTGAAGATCAAGCGTGGCCTGAATGCGCAGTGGACGCAGGGCGGTTTGATGTACGCGCTGCCGATCCGTTGA
- a CDS encoding hydroxymethylglutaryl-CoA lyase, which yields MALPSRVKIVEVSPRDGLQNEKEFVPTEIKVELINRLSAAGFPNVEAASFVSPKWVPQMADGADVMARIERRPGTIYSVLTPNMKGFEGALAAGADEIVIFGAASEAFSQKNINCSIAESIARFEPVVQAAREAGIRVRGSISCALGCPYQGEVPVEAVVDVAQRYLAMQVDEIDVADTIGVGTPQRVRDVMAAVTRVVDPARVSGHFHDTYGQALANILAALETDISIFHTSVAGLGGCPYAKGATGNVATEDVLYMLRGLDIDTGVDFDAVVDIGQWMSAHLNRKGSSRAGNAIAAKRAA from the coding sequence ATGGCTTTGCCCTCCCGCGTGAAGATCGTCGAAGTGTCGCCCCGCGACGGTCTGCAGAATGAAAAGGAATTCGTGCCGACCGAGATCAAGGTCGAGCTGATCAACCGCCTGTCGGCCGCGGGCTTCCCCAATGTGGAAGCCGCGTCGTTCGTGTCACCCAAGTGGGTGCCGCAGATGGCCGACGGCGCCGACGTCATGGCGCGCATCGAGCGCCGCCCGGGCACCATCTATTCGGTGCTGACGCCCAACATGAAGGGCTTTGAAGGCGCGCTGGCCGCTGGCGCGGACGAAATCGTCATCTTCGGCGCCGCCAGCGAAGCGTTCTCGCAAAAGAACATCAACTGCTCCATCGCCGAATCCATCGCCCGCTTTGAACCCGTGGTGCAAGCCGCACGCGAAGCCGGCATCCGCGTGCGCGGCAGCATCAGTTGCGCGCTGGGCTGTCCATACCAGGGCGAGGTTCCGGTCGAGGCCGTGGTGGACGTGGCGCAGCGCTACCTGGCCATGCAGGTCGATGAGATCGACGTGGCCGACACTATCGGCGTGGGTACACCGCAGCGCGTGCGCGACGTGATGGCGGCAGTCACCCGCGTGGTTGACCCGGCGCGCGTGTCCGGCCACTTCCACGACACCTACGGCCAGGCGCTGGCCAACATTCTGGCGGCGCTGGAAACCGACATTTCCATCTTCCATACGTCGGTCGCCGGCCTGGGCGGCTGCCCCTACGCCAAGGGCGCCACCGGCAACGTCGCCACCGAAGACGTGCTGTACATGCTGCGCGGCCTGGACATCGACACGGGCGTGGACTTCGACGCCGTGGTCGATATCGGCCAATGGATGTCGGCCCACCTGAACCGCAAGGGTTCCAGCCGCGCGGGCAATGCCATCGCGGCCAAACGGGCCGCATGA
- the dprA gene encoding DNA-processing protein DprA, with translation MPLTHTVDELSAWLRLSLEPNVGSATACTLLSALGLPEQIYAQRATALTRHLPDALARQLAAPMPADMAALVEGALQWVQGPDRYILTLADPAYPQNLLTIADPPILLYVVGNPDFLQGPSLAVVGARNATPGGQEIARAFARHLAGHGWRVVSGLALGIDAAAHEGALDAGAAGAGTVAVMGTGIDRIYPARHRDLAHRIAAHGALVSEFPLGTGALPPHFPKRNRIVAGLARGVLVVEAAKQSGSLITARLAGESGREVFAIPGSIHSPLSRGCHALIRQGAKLVETAADITDELGGGPTPTARRAAPPAPALPSHPVLEALGFDPLHLDAIQVRSGLAVGDLQAQLVELELQGRIARLDDGRYQRLT, from the coding sequence ATGCCGCTTACGCATACTGTTGACGAACTGTCCGCCTGGTTGCGGCTGTCCCTGGAGCCCAATGTGGGTTCCGCCACCGCCTGTACGCTGCTGAGCGCGCTGGGCCTGCCCGAGCAGATTTACGCGCAGCGCGCCACCGCCCTGACCCGCCACTTGCCCGACGCGCTGGCGCGCCAACTGGCCGCGCCCATGCCGGCCGACATGGCGGCCCTGGTGGAAGGCGCGCTGCAATGGGTGCAAGGCCCTGACCGCTACATCCTGACGCTGGCCGACCCTGCTTATCCACAGAACCTCTTGACCATCGCCGACCCACCCATCCTGCTGTATGTGGTGGGGAACCCGGACTTCCTGCAAGGACCGTCGCTTGCCGTCGTGGGTGCACGCAACGCCACGCCGGGCGGCCAGGAGATCGCGCGCGCGTTCGCCCGCCATCTGGCCGGACATGGCTGGCGCGTGGTCAGCGGCCTGGCGCTGGGCATCGACGCCGCGGCGCACGAAGGGGCGCTGGACGCGGGGGCAGCTGGCGCGGGCACCGTCGCCGTCATGGGCACCGGGATTGACCGCATCTACCCCGCGCGTCACCGTGATCTGGCGCACCGCATCGCGGCGCATGGCGCGCTGGTGTCTGAATTCCCCTTGGGCACGGGCGCCCTGCCGCCGCACTTTCCCAAGCGCAACCGCATCGTGGCGGGCCTGGCGCGCGGCGTGCTGGTGGTGGAAGCCGCCAAGCAAAGCGGGTCTCTCATCACCGCGCGGCTGGCCGGCGAAAGCGGGCGCGAGGTCTTCGCCATTCCCGGTTCCATCCATTCGCCCTTGTCGCGCGGCTGCCATGCCCTGATCCGCCAAGGCGCCAAGCTGGTGGAAACGGCGGCTGACATCACCGACGAACTTGGCGGCGGCCCCACGCCCACCGCACGCCGTGCGGCCCCGCCCGCCCCCGCATTGCCCAGCCACCCCGTGCTGGAGGCGCTGGGCTTTGATCCGCTGCACCTGGACGCCATCCAGGTCCGCTCGGGGCTGGCCGTTGGCGATCTGCAAGCGCAACTGGTGGAACTGGAATTGCAGGGCCGCATCGCCCGTCTGGATGATGGGCGGTACCAGCGGCTGACCTAG
- the def gene encoding peptide deformylase, whose amino-acid sequence MALLPILRYPDPRLHKKAKPVAEVDDRIRQLVRDMAETMYDAPGVGLAATQVDVHERVVVIDVSEDSNELLTLINPEITWRSDDHKIYEEGCLSVPGVYDEVERASRIRCKALDIDGKPFEFDADGLLAVCVQHELDHLEGKVFVEYLSNLKQNRIKTKLKKAEREALRD is encoded by the coding sequence ATGGCTTTACTTCCTATCCTTCGCTATCCGGACCCGCGCTTGCACAAAAAGGCCAAGCCGGTAGCCGAAGTCGACGACCGCATTCGTCAACTGGTGCGCGACATGGCCGAAACCATGTACGACGCGCCGGGTGTCGGCCTGGCCGCAACCCAGGTCGACGTGCATGAGCGCGTGGTCGTGATCGACGTGTCCGAGGACAGCAATGAACTGCTCACGCTGATCAACCCCGAGATCACGTGGCGCAGCGATGACCACAAGATCTACGAAGAAGGCTGTCTGTCCGTGCCGGGCGTCTACGACGAGGTCGAACGCGCCTCGCGTATCCGTTGCAAGGCGCTGGACATCGACGGCAAACCCTTCGAGTTCGACGCCGACGGCCTGCTGGCCGTGTGCGTGCAGCACGAGCTGGACCACCTGGAAGGCAAGGTCTTCGTTGAATACCTGTCCAACCTCAAGCAGAACCGCATCAAGACCAAGCTGAAGAAGGCCGAGCGCGAAGCGCTGCGCGACTGA
- the fmt gene encoding methionyl-tRNA formyltransferase — translation MRLVFAGTPEFARIAFDALRAAGHEIALVMTQPDRPAGRGLKLTPSPVKQAALDAGIPVAQPRSLRLDGRYPDEAAEARALLEQVAPDVMVVAAYGLILPQWVLDLPRLGCLNIHASLLPRWRGAAPIQRAIEAGDTQTGVTIMQMDQGLDTGDMLLERVVPISADTNAAQLHDALALAGGEAIVDALNALAQDGLTPRKQPEAGVTYAAKLDKAEAALDCTQPAELLARRVRAFNPVPGASIRLAGLPDPVKVWRAQALDMAVTAEPGSVLRADANGIDIATGAGVLRLLELQKAGGKRQPVDVFMRGWPPA, via the coding sequence ATGCGCCTAGTTTTTGCCGGCACGCCGGAATTCGCCCGTATCGCTTTCGACGCCTTGCGGGCCGCGGGTCACGAGATTGCCCTGGTGATGACCCAACCCGATCGTCCCGCCGGGCGTGGCCTGAAGCTGACGCCCAGCCCGGTCAAGCAGGCCGCGCTGGACGCCGGCATCCCCGTCGCCCAGCCGCGCAGCCTGCGCCTGGATGGCCGTTATCCCGACGAGGCCGCCGAGGCGCGCGCGCTGCTGGAGCAGGTGGCGCCCGACGTGATGGTGGTGGCCGCCTATGGCCTGATCCTGCCGCAATGGGTGCTGGACCTGCCGCGCCTGGGTTGCCTGAACATCCACGCCAGCCTGCTGCCGCGCTGGCGCGGCGCGGCGCCGATCCAGCGCGCCATTGAAGCAGGCGACACACAAACGGGCGTGACCATCATGCAGATGGATCAGGGCCTGGATACCGGCGACATGCTGCTTGAGCGCGTGGTGCCCATTTCCGCCGATACCAACGCCGCGCAATTGCACGACGCCTTAGCGCTGGCAGGGGGCGAAGCCATTGTGGATGCGCTGAACGCCTTGGCTCAAGACGGCCTGACCCCGCGCAAGCAACCCGAAGCCGGCGTGACCTACGCCGCCAAGCTGGACAAGGCCGAAGCCGCGCTGGACTGCACCCAGCCCGCCGAATTGCTGGCGCGCCGCGTGCGCGCCTTCAACCCCGTGCCCGGCGCCAGCATCCGCCTGGCCGGCCTGCCCGACCCGGTCAAGGTGTGGCGCGCGCAGGCGCTGGACATGGCCGTGACGGCTGAGCCCGGCAGCGTGTTGCGCGCTGACGCGAACGGTATCGACATCGCCACCGGCGCGGGCGTGCTGCGCTTGCTGGAATTGCAGAAGGCGGGCGGCAAGCGCCAGCCGGTGGATGTGTTCATGCGCGGCTGGCCACCGGCCTGA
- a CDS encoding class IV adenylate cyclase, protein MARNVEIKARVDSIAALEPLAAALSGQEPASLEQDDTFFTCTHGRLKLRAFADGTGELIFYRRADDTGPKESFYSISPTESPDTLRETLTLAYGAIGRVKKHRVVFMAGRTRIHLDRVEGLGEFLELEVVLRDGESTDAGMEEARTLMAGLGVAPTQLVAGAYLDLLAGSRQP, encoded by the coding sequence ATGGCACGCAACGTCGAAATCAAGGCCCGTGTCGATAGCATCGCCGCGCTGGAACCCCTGGCCGCCGCGCTATCAGGGCAAGAGCCCGCGTCCCTGGAACAAGACGACACCTTCTTCACCTGCACCCATGGCCGCCTGAAGCTGCGCGCGTTTGCCGACGGCACGGGCGAACTGATCTTTTACCGCCGCGCCGACGACACCGGCCCCAAAGAGAGCTTCTACTCAATCTCCCCCACGGAATCACCCGACACCCTGCGCGAGACCCTGACGCTGGCCTATGGCGCCATCGGCCGCGTGAAAAAACACCGTGTGGTATTCATGGCCGGACGCACCCGCATCCATCTGGACCGGGTCGAGGGCCTGGGGGAATTCCTGGAACTGGAAGTGGTGCTGCGCGACGGCGAAAGCACCGACGCCGGCATGGAAGAAGCCCGCACCTTGATGGCGGGGCTGGGGGTAGCGCCCACCCAGTTGGTGGCGGGCGCCTACCTGGACTTGCTGGCCGGCAGCCGCCAGCCCTGA
- a CDS encoding pyridoxamine 5'-phosphate oxidase family protein, producing MHTDPAHLVTNPDALQALYGEPGEASLKKEVDHVHPHYRAFIEAAPFAMLATCGPDGLDASPRGDPAGFVVVEDEKTLLLPDRRGNNRMDSLLNVLADPRVALLFLVPGVGETLRVNGTARISVDPALLERFAMDGKLPRSVLIIDVQTVYFQCSRALLRSRLWDPATQVPRSALPSTGRILSDLTAGTFDGVAYDRDLPARVAGTLY from the coding sequence ATGCACACCGACCCCGCTCATCTCGTCACCAACCCTGATGCGCTGCAGGCGCTGTACGGGGAGCCCGGCGAGGCCTCGTTGAAGAAGGAAGTGGACCATGTGCACCCGCACTACCGCGCCTTCATCGAAGCGGCGCCGTTCGCGATGCTGGCCACTTGCGGGCCGGATGGCCTGGATGCATCGCCGCGCGGCGACCCCGCCGGCTTCGTGGTGGTCGAAGACGAAAAGACGCTGTTGCTGCCTGACCGCCGTGGCAACAACCGCATGGACAGCCTGCTGAACGTGCTGGCCGATCCCCGCGTGGCGCTGCTGTTCCTGGTGCCGGGCGTGGGCGAAACGTTGCGGGTGAACGGCACGGCGCGCATCAGCGTCGACCCCGCCCTGCTGGAACGCTTTGCCATGGACGGCAAGCTGCCGCGCTCGGTGCTGATCATCGATGTGCAGACCGTGTACTTCCAATGCTCGCGCGCCCTGCTGCGTTCGCGCCTGTGGGACCCGGCCACGCAAGTGCCGCGCAGCGCGCTGCCCAGCACCGGCCGCATCCTGTCGGACCTGACGGCCGGCACCTTCGACGGCGTGGCTTACGACCGCGACCTGCCCGCGCGCGTTGCGGGCACCTTGTACTGA
- a CDS encoding HAD hydrolase-like protein encodes MKYDIAAFDFDGTLADTMPWFNSILNTVADKYGFRKIDLSERENLRHREASEILKYLGIPLWKLPAIMTHVRTLMQDIDPSVHLFDGIPDMLAQLKASGMRLAVISSNSIENVQRVLGADTAALFDDYECGTDLFGKAAKIDRLMRRHEVAPERFLLVGDEMRDIDAARKAGVRVGSVAWGYNHMDALRERKPDELFTAVTDLPAILA; translated from the coding sequence TTGAAATACGACATCGCTGCATTCGACTTCGACGGAACCTTGGCGGACACCATGCCTTGGTTCAATTCCATTCTGAACACGGTGGCCGACAAATACGGCTTTCGCAAGATCGACTTGTCCGAACGCGAAAACCTGCGTCATCGCGAAGCCTCTGAAATCCTGAAGTACCTGGGAATTCCGCTGTGGAAGCTGCCGGCAATCATGACGCACGTGCGCACGCTGATGCAGGACATCGACCCCAGCGTGCACCTGTTCGACGGCATCCCTGACATGCTCGCGCAGTTGAAAGCGAGCGGGATGCGCCTGGCGGTAATCAGTTCGAACTCCATTGAAAACGTGCAGCGCGTGCTGGGCGCCGACACCGCCGCGCTGTTTGACGACTATGAATGCGGCACCGACCTGTTCGGCAAGGCCGCCAAGATCGACCGCTTGATGCGGCGCCATGAAGTGGCCCCCGAGCGCTTCCTGCTGGTGGGCGACGAAATGCGCGACATCGACGCCGCCCGCAAGGCAGGCGTGCGTGTCGGCTCGGTCGCCTGGGGCTATAACCACATGGACGCCCTGCGCGAACGCAAGCCCGACGAACTCTTTACAGCCGTTACCGACCTGCCCGCCATCCTGGCCTGA
- a CDS encoding TIGR00730 family Rossman fold protein, which produces MNLKNICVYCGSNPGTRPDYIEQARVLARELVKRDLGLVYGGSVVGIMGVVANEVLAAGGRVIGVIPELLQKKEQAHRGLTELHLVQNMHERKAMMIEKSDGFIALPGGAGTLEEFFEVWTWAQLNMHQKPCGLLNIAGYYDALVQFVDHAVEEAFIRPQHRDMLVVEEDPALLLDRYAIYEPPNVSKWFDPITA; this is translated from the coding sequence ATGAACCTGAAGAACATCTGCGTATATTGCGGCTCGAATCCCGGCACCCGCCCGGACTACATCGAGCAGGCCCGCGTGCTGGCCCGCGAATTGGTCAAGCGCGACCTGGGGCTGGTGTACGGCGGGTCTGTCGTCGGCATCATGGGCGTGGTGGCCAACGAGGTGCTCGCCGCCGGTGGCCGCGTCATTGGCGTAATCCCCGAACTGCTGCAGAAAAAGGAACAGGCGCATCGCGGCCTGACCGAACTGCACCTGGTGCAGAACATGCACGAGCGCAAGGCGATGATGATCGAGAAGTCAGACGGCTTCATCGCCCTGCCTGGCGGCGCCGGCACGCTTGAAGAGTTTTTTGAAGTCTGGACCTGGGCGCAATTGAACATGCACCAGAAGCCCTGCGGCCTGTTGAATATCGCGGGGTATTACGATGCGCTGGTGCAGTTCGTGGACCACGCCGTCGAAGAAGCCTTCATCCGCCCCCAGCATCGCGACATGCTGGTCGTGGAAGAAGACCCCGCCCTGCTGCTGGATCGCTACGCCATCTACGAGCCGCCCAACGTCTCGAAGTGGTTCGATCCCATCACGGCCTGA
- a CDS encoding ferritin-like domain-containing protein, whose translation MEQATRTPQKASRPFDMDVKAIRAKARQDIESGAVTDTYRADRETVLKLLNEALATEIVCVLRYKRHYFMARGLNAEPVAAEFAEHATQEQDHADRLAERIVQLGGEPNLSPKGILERSHSEYVEGKSLQDMIKENLIAERIAIDSYRQMIEYIGDQDSTTRRMLEEILAVEEEHADDLADFL comes from the coding sequence ATGGAACAAGCAACCCGAACCCCCCAGAAGGCCAGCCGCCCATTCGACATGGACGTGAAGGCGATCCGCGCCAAGGCACGCCAAGACATCGAGTCCGGCGCCGTCACGGACACCTATCGCGCCGACCGCGAAACCGTGCTGAAACTGCTGAACGAAGCGTTGGCCACGGAAATCGTCTGTGTGCTGCGCTACAAGCGCCACTACTTCATGGCCCGTGGCTTGAACGCCGAACCGGTGGCCGCGGAATTCGCCGAACACGCCACGCAGGAACAGGACCACGCCGACCGTCTGGCCGAGCGCATCGTGCAGCTGGGTGGCGAGCCGAACCTGTCGCCCAAGGGCATCCTGGAGCGCAGCCATTCGGAATATGTCGAAGGCAAAAGCCTGCAAGACATGATCAAGGAAAACCTGATCGCCGAACGTATCGCCATCGACAGCTATCGTCAGATGATTGAATACATCGGTGATCAGGATTCCACCACGCGCCGGATGCTGGAAGAGATCCTGGCGGTGGAAGAGGAACACGCCGACGATCTGGCGGATTTCCTGTAA
- the rimO gene encoding 30S ribosomal protein S12 methylthiotransferase RimO: MSSPKVGFVSLGCPKALVDSERILTQLRTEGYEVTPEYNDADVVVVNTCGFIDSAKAESLEAIGEALAENGKVIVTGCMGVEESVIRKVHPSVLAVTGPQQYEEVVRAVHDAAPPKKDHNPYLDLVPPQGIKLTPRHYAYLKISEGCNHRCSFCIIPSMRGDLVSRPVGDVLSEAERLVKAGVKELLVISQDTSAYGVDVKYRSGFWNGRPVKTRMTELCLALSEMGVWTRLHYVYPYPHVDEVIPLMAEGKILPYLDIPFQHASPRILKAMKRPAFEDKTLARIKRWREICPDLTIRSTFIVGFPGETEEDFQYLLDWMQEAQLDRVGCFQYSPVEGAPANLLDNPVPDEVKQDRWERFMELQQGISTARLARKVGREIDVLIDEVDEDGAIGRSSADAPEIDGCVYVSSEKTLKAGDLVRVRVTESDEYDLWGEAI, from the coding sequence ATGTCTTCCCCCAAAGTCGGCTTCGTCAGCCTGGGCTGCCCTAAAGCCCTGGTCGACTCCGAACGCATCCTGACCCAACTGCGCACCGAAGGGTACGAAGTCACGCCCGAGTACAACGATGCGGACGTCGTCGTCGTCAACACCTGTGGATTCATCGACAGCGCCAAGGCCGAATCGCTTGAAGCCATTGGCGAGGCGTTGGCCGAGAACGGCAAGGTCATCGTCACCGGCTGTATGGGCGTTGAGGAATCGGTGATTCGCAAGGTGCACCCCAGCGTGCTCGCGGTGACCGGTCCCCAGCAGTATGAAGAGGTGGTGCGCGCTGTGCATGACGCCGCGCCGCCCAAGAAGGACCACAACCCCTATCTGGATCTGGTGCCGCCGCAAGGCATCAAGCTGACGCCGCGCCACTACGCCTATCTGAAGATCTCGGAAGGCTGTAATCACCGTTGCAGCTTCTGCATCATTCCGTCGATGCGCGGCGACCTGGTCAGCCGCCCGGTCGGCGATGTGCTGAGTGAAGCCGAACGCCTCGTCAAGGCCGGCGTGAAAGAACTGCTGGTGATCTCGCAGGACACCAGTGCGTATGGCGTGGATGTGAAGTACCGCAGCGGCTTCTGGAACGGTCGCCCGGTCAAGACGCGCATGACGGAGCTCTGTCTGGCCTTGTCCGAAATGGGCGTCTGGACGCGCCTGCACTATGTGTACCCGTACCCGCACGTGGACGAAGTGATTCCGCTGATGGCCGAGGGCAAGATCCTGCCGTACCTGGACATTCCGTTCCAGCACGCCAGCCCGCGCATCCTGAAAGCCATGAAGCGCCCGGCGTTCGAAGACAAGACGCTGGCGCGCATCAAGCGTTGGCGCGAGATCTGCCCCGACCTGACCATCCGCTCCACCTTCATCGTGGGCTTTCCCGGCGAGACCGAGGAAGACTTCCAGTACCTGTTGGACTGGATGCAGGAAGCGCAGTTGGATCGCGTGGGCTGTTTCCAGTATTCGCCGGTGGAAGGCGCGCCCGCGAACCTGCTGGACAACCCCGTGCCCGACGAGGTCAAGCAAGACCGTTGGGAACGCTTCATGGAATTGCAGCAGGGCATTTCGACCGCGCGCCTGGCCCGCAAGGTGGGCCGCGAGATCGACGTGCTGATCGATGAAGTGGACGAAGACGGCGCCATTGGCCGCAGCAGCGCCGACGCGCCTGAGATCGACGGCTGTGTGTACGTCAGTTCGGAAAAAACGCTGAAAGCGGGCGACCTGGTGCGCGTGCGCGTCACCGAATCAGACGAATACGACCTCTGGGGCGAGGCGATCTGA
- a CDS encoding LysE family translocator has translation MSTTTLLLFILASAVAIMTPGPTTLLAMSNGSRHGVRAAGWGMAGAVLADLILVGSVASGLGVVLAASEVAFQIIKWVGAAYLAYLGWKMLRSDSALVLPSATAVDDRPVGLALGVRSFLVALTNPKALLFMSAFLPQFIDPQAPLLMQYAIVAGVLGTINVLTMLVYAALGAQLVRVFRGSGLRWLNRVCGGVMMGLAGMLALYRRGVG, from the coding sequence ATGTCCACCACCACGCTGCTGCTGTTCATCCTGGCCTCGGCCGTCGCCATCATGACGCCCGGCCCCACCACCCTGCTTGCCATGAGCAACGGCTCGCGCCACGGCGTGCGCGCCGCCGGCTGGGGCATGGCGGGCGCGGTGCTGGCGGATTTGATCCTGGTCGGATCGGTCGCGTCCGGCCTGGGCGTGGTGCTGGCCGCCTCTGAAGTCGCCTTTCAGATCATTAAATGGGTCGGCGCGGCGTATCTGGCGTATCTGGGCTGGAAGATGCTGCGGTCGGATTCGGCGCTGGTCTTGCCAAGCGCCACTGCGGTTGACGACCGCCCGGTTGGCCTGGCGCTGGGCGTGCGCAGCTTTCTGGTGGCGCTGACGAATCCCAAGGCGCTGTTATTCATGTCGGCGTTCTTGCCGCAGTTTATCGATCCGCAAGCGCCGCTGTTGATGCAGTACGCCATCGTGGCGGGAGTGCTAGGGACGATTAATGTGCTGACGATGCTGGTTTATGCGGCATTGGGCGCGCAGCTGGTGCGGGTGTTTAGGGGGTCGGGGTTGAGGTGGCTGAATCGGGTTTGTGGGGGAGTGATGATGGGGCTGGCGGGGATGTTGGCGTTGTATCGGCGAGGGGTGGGGTAA